A genomic window from Camelina sativa cultivar DH55 chromosome 2, Cs, whole genome shotgun sequence includes:
- the LOC104731253 gene encoding protein translation factor SUI1 homolog, giving the protein MVELDIQVPSAYDPFAEAKDSDAPGAKDYIHIRIQQRNGKKSLTTVQGLKKEYSYERILKDLKKDFCCNGNVVQDKELGKIIQLQGDQRKKVSQFLVQTGIAKKDHIKIHGF; this is encoded by the coding sequence ATGGTTGAGCTAGACATCCAGGTTCCATCAGCATACGATCCATTCGCAGAGGCTAAAGATTCAGATGCACCGGGAGCAAAAGATTACATTCACATCCGAATCCAGCAGAGGAATGGGAAAAAGAGCTTGACGACTGTTCAAGGGCTTAAGAAAGAGTACAGCTACGAGAGGATACTCAAGGATCTCAAGAAAGACTTCTGCTGCAATGGGAACGTTGTGCAGGACAAGGAGCTAGGCAAGATCATCCAGCTTCAAGGTGATCAGAGGAAGAAAGTGTCTCAGTTCTTGGTCCAGACTGGGATTGCTAAGAAGGATCACATCAAGATCCACGGTTTCTAA
- the LOC104731222 gene encoding polyadenylate-binding protein-interacting protein 4-like has protein sequence MAIAKKLEDEISRSSPSSSSSMSEALLISTMCIIGLQVHVHIHDGSVFSGIFFTISLDNQFSIVLKNARLTKKGRSKSNVASGKIVETLVILSSNIVQIVAEGVSLSSNVAGEVEGENVVSAVAVSSEPRSCIANNKSVNSGNNRRGANRRRNSAKLENRLENKVRTLTSGKVNGTADAMKEPGRRDQNKHHPISLNHQRQTGARILQHSKQNTVLHQKDNVDARSSSINLDNTSERVKPTEQEKIMPDLSSNGFHDAAERPSSTENSQSTTPDENSEMTQVLVSSTNKLLPTQTTDPDKKAKEFKLNPGAKTFSPSLAKRLTSTHAGMTPVVANMGYVPSSTPMLPVPEAGRQEIGISPFLSHAPSPPKFVPYPNLAPGNTGAGSHFPQHMVGPTIINRGQPNRFTTQFHPVQATPMLVNPNPQMMVGRSGQVMYMQPIAQELVQGVPQHPHPPSRPLFSPQQLQYPKHQSVIATGQPMQLYAPQPFAASGHQPYTVMPTDIPVMQAPFPINRAPPIPVPNGFYGTKFL, from the exons ATGGCAATCGCGAAGAAACTGGAAGATGAGATCTCAcgctcttctccttcttcgtcaTCATCGATGAGCGAAGCTCTGTTAATCTCTACTATGTGCATCATCGGCTTACAAGTCCATGTCCATATCCACGATGGCTCTGTTTTCTCTGGGATTTTCTTCACCATCTCTCTTGACAATCAATTCA GCATTGTTTTGAAGAATGCGAGACTTACTAAGAAGGGAAGAAGTAAATCGAATGTAGCAAGTGGGAAGATTGTGGAGACACTTGTTATTTTGTCTTCCAATATTGTTCAAATTGTTGCAGAG GGAGTCTCGCTTTCGTCAAATGTTGCAGGCGAGGTTGAGGGTGAAAATGTTGTCTCGGCCGTGGCAGTTTCTTCCGAGCCTCGTTCTTGTATTGCAAATAATAAGTCCGTTAATTCTGGCAATAACAGAAGGGGCGCTAATCGTAGAAG AAATTCCGCCAAGCTTGAAAACCGTTTGGAAAATAAAGTAAGAACCTTGACATCTGGGAAGGTAAATGGAACCGCAGATGCCATGAAAGAGCCAGGGAGAAGAGATCAG AACAAGCATCATCCTATCTCTCTGAACCATCAACG ACAGACTGGAGCCCGCATTTTGCAGCATAGTAAACAAAATACTGTACTTCATCAGAAGGATAAT GTTGATGCCAGAAGCTCAAGTATTAACT TGGACAACACGTCTGAACGTGTAAAACCGACAGAACAAGAGAAAATTATGCCGGACCTTTCTAGTAATGGTTTTCATGATGCTGCAGAAAGGCCTTCATCAACTGAGAATTCACAGAGCACAACTCCGGATGAAAACTCGGAAATGACTCAGGTTTTGGTGTCATCTACAAATAAGTTACTACCTACGCAAACAACAGACCCTGACAAAAAGGCTAAG GAGTTTAAGCTGAATCCAGGAGCAAAGACCTTTTCTCCATCTCTTGCAAAACGTCTTACATCAACCCATGCTGGTATGACGCCTGTTGTTGCAAATATGGGTTATGTGCCGAGTAGTACTCCTATGTTACCAGTTCCTGAAGCTGGTCGACAAGAAATTGGAATCAGCCCTTTCTTGTCTCATGCACCTTCACCTCCCAAGTTTGTTCCATACCCCAATTTGGCTCCTGGAAATACTGGAGCTGGATCTCATTTTCCCCAACAT ATGGTTGGACCTACTATTATTAATAGGGGACAGCCGAATAGATTCACCACTCAGTTCCATCCTGTTCAAGCGACACCAATGCTTGTAAATCCCAATCCTCAG ATGATGGTCGGGAGATCAGGACAGGTTATGTATATGCAACCAATTGCTCAG GAATTGGTTCAAGGAGTACCACAACACCCACATCCACCCTCTCGTCCTCTATTTTCTCCACAACAGCTCCAATATCCAAAGCATCAAA GTGTAATCGCAACTGGTCAACCAATGCAGCTATACGCTCCCCAACCATTTGCAGCCAGTGGACATCAGCCTTACACAGTCATGCCTACCGATATTCCGGTTATGCAGGCACCCTTTCCGATTAACCGAGCACCGCCAATTCCAGTTCCCAACGGTTTCTATGGCACAAAGTTTCTATAG
- the LOC104731210 gene encoding uncharacterized protein LOC104731210: MEKEGHEENNHTISGDLMAKRKRGRPRKHLRLESNEQSPIVTPPGFSRTQLQQLRQRHDDDEAMVGQQITGVIEATFDAGFLLSVKVGNSDSMLRGVVFKPGHCDPVSVDNDVAPDVPMIRRNSDVMHHDGSAKRGRKSRFREKRGSGVRNRALVPIQPKNLLVPVVLQPSHHLQNGGGRVPIHHSPMQNETGSQASNGKPFETLLTQVMNKGQVHHTAQSIEPESDEQALSIEPLQAIHPVHPVHMPKPMPSYGRGQMTELLQAVQENVRETHFSQGH, from the exons atggagaaggaAGGGCATGAAGAGAACAACCACACTATCTCAGGAGATTTAATGGCGAAACGGAAACGAGGTCGTCCAAGGAAACACCTGAGGCTAGAATCTAACGAGCAGTCTCCTATTGTCACTCCTCCAGGGTTTAGCAGGACTCAGCTGCAGCAGCTTCGTCAGAGgcacgatgatgatgaagctatGGTTGGACAACAGATTACTGGCGTGATCGAGGCGACGTTTGATGCCGGGTTCTTGCTTTCGGTTAAGGTTGGAAACTCAGATAGCATGCTTAGAGGTGTGGTGTTCAAGCCTGGTCATTGCGATCCTGTTTCGGTTGATAACGATGTTGCTCCTGATGTTCCAATGATAAGAAGGAACAGTGATGTGATGCATCATGATGGCTCAGCTAAACGAGGTCGGAAATCTAGATTTAGGGAGAAACGTGGTAGTGGTGTTAGGAACAGAGCATTGGTTCCGATTCAGCCAAAGAATCTCTTGGTTCCTGTCGTGCTTCAGCCTTCCCATCATCTACAGAATGGTGGTGGACGTGTCCCGATCCACCACAGTCCCATGCAGAACGAGACGGGGTCTCAAGCGAGTAACGGCAAGCCTTTTGAGACGCTGCTCACACAAGTGATGAATAAAGGTCAAGTCCATCACACGGCACAGTCCATTGAACCAGAGTCAGATGAGCAAGCTCTGTCTATTGAGCCATTGCAGGCGATACACCCGGTCCATCCAGTACATATGCCGAAGCCCATGCCGAGTTACGGACGAGGCCAGATGACTGAACTCCTTCAG GCTGTGCAGGAGAATGTGAGAGAGACCCATTTTTCTCAAGGCCATTGA